From the genome of Neodiprion pinetum isolate iyNeoPine1 chromosome 3, iyNeoPine1.2, whole genome shotgun sequence, one region includes:
- the LOC124214832 gene encoding glycerophosphodiester phosphodiesterase 1, which produces MSGKYLEIYTGCFMAWIYLQASWTILTSIFYQFSVPWAIWAALVLTISLQVARIPPPSSEVVREVLGVDPLTEAKDEQGGDSHGTSDHLYCMRVVGHRGAAFDYPENSLNAFRNCKNRGCSAVEFDLALTKDGVPIIFHDLTIERLTGKSGTVKEMTWNQLKELDISRNHPLREKFIGEDKIALLEDVLTECIRNDLRMFIDIKEKSLEIVQVILDAYNKHPSLFKRAVVTSFNPIIIYLIRRKNPKIVCSIAWRPQLISRKSYQGLEGPGLPRFSNPFKHALAAILDCLHSWALPRFTYHLLGLSAILLHKDIVTPEVVRKWNVRGVRVIVWNVNLPSEKLHYSRLLKVTYLTDTLIGEKSA; this is translated from the exons ATGAGTGGAAAGTATTTAGAGATTTACACTGGGTGCTTCATGGCTTGGATTTACCTGCAAGCATCTTGGACTATTCTGACTAGCATCTTTTATCAATTCTCTGTGCCATGGGCAATATGGGCTGCGTTGGTTCTCACTATCAGTCTACAGGTGGCCAGAATTCCACCTCCGAGTTCAGAGGTGGTCAGAGAAGTATTAGGCGTCGATCCTTTGACGGAAGCCAAGGATGAACAAGGAGGTGATAGTCACGGTACCTCGGATCATCTGTATTGCATGAGAGTAGTCGGACATCGTGGGGCAGCTTTTGATTATCCAGAAAACAGCCTCAACGCTTTtcgaaat TGCAAAAACAGAGGGTGCAGTGCAGTTGAATTTGATTTGGCATTAACTAAAGATGGTGTTCCAATTATATTTCATGACCTTACTATAGAGAGACTGACAGGGAAGTCGGGAACTGTTAAAGAAATGACTTGGAATCAGTTGAAGGAATTAGACATCAGTCGAAATCATCCTCTGAG AGAAAAGTTTATTGGAGAGGACAAAATTGCTTTACTAGAAGATGTGCTGACCGAATGCATCCGTAATGATCTGCGAATGTTTATCGATATCAAAGAAAAGAGCCTTGAAATAGTACAAGTCATTTTGGATGCATATAACAAGCATCCCAGTCTTTTCAAAAGAGCTGTAGTAACCAGTTTCAATCCAATCATTATTTACTTG atcagaagaaaaaatccaaaaatcgTGTGCAGTATAGCCTGGAGGCCTCAACTCATATCGCGAAAATCATATCAAGGTTTGGAAGGTCCGGGTCTACCGCGCTTCTCTAATCCCTTCAAACATGCATTGGCTGCTATTCTAGACTGTCTACATAGCTGGGCTTTGCCACGGTTCACTTATCATTTACTGGGCCTGTCTGCAATATTGTTGCATAAAGACATCGTCACCCC GGAAGTGGTGAGGAAATGGAACGTGCGTGGTGTTCGGGTGATTGTTTGGAACGTGAATCTACCCTCAGAAAAGCTTCATTATTCTAGACTCCTCAAGGTGACATATTTGACGGATACTTTGATAGGAGAAAAAAGTGCGTGA
- the Der-1 gene encoding derlin-1, with the protein MSELREWFNAQPLFTRWWLLLSVGCSLLGRFGIFSPERLVLFYIPFVHKFEIWRAVTSVFYYPLGPTTGFHFMINCYFIYNYSVRLERGEYDGRPADYFYMLLFNWVCCVIAGLFGEFPLLMDPMVLSVLYIWCHLNRDTIVNFWFGTQFKAMYLPWVLFAFNLVISGGGMLELVGILVGHLYFFLKFKYPQEFGGPDLLATPQFLEAYFPPSRLRGFGTAPSQREPQRPGRNMYGGYQWGRGQPLGQ; encoded by the exons ATGTCAGAACTGAGAGAGTGGTTCAATGCCCAGCCATTATTTACTAGATGGTGGCTTCTTTTATCCGTGGGATGCTCTCTTTTGGGAAGATTCGGTATTTTCAGTCCGGAACGACTCGTTTTATTCTACATTCCATTCGTTCACAAATTCGAGATATGGAGAGCCGTTACCAGCGTATTTTATTATCCCCTTGGACCAACAACTGGGTTTCACTTTATGATCAACTGTTATTTCATCTACAACTATTCTGTAAGGCTCGAACGTGGCGAGTATGATGGACGACCAGCTGATTATTTCTACATGCTTCTGTTTAACTGGGTTTGCTGTGTCATCGCTGGACTCTTTGGAGAATTCCCACTTCTCATGGACCCTATGGTACTCAGTGTACTCTACATATGGTGTCATCTCAACCGAGACACTATTGTCAATTTTTGGTTTG GGACGCAGTTTAAAGCAATGTATCTGCCATGGGTTCTCTTTGCTTTCAATCTTGTGATATCTGGCGGTGGAATGTTGGAACTGGTTGGTATTCTAGTGGGACATTTGTACTTCTTCCTGAAGTTTAAATACCCTCAAGAATTCGGAGGTCCAGATTTATTGGCCACACCTCAATTTCTCGAGGCTTATTTCCCTCCTTCAAGACTCAGAGGGTTTGGAACCGCTCCTTCACAAAGGGAACCACAGAGACCGGGCAGAAATATGTATGGTGGTTATCAATGGGGACGTGGCCAGCCTCTCGGCCAGTAA